Proteins encoded within one genomic window of Mycolicibacterium aubagnense:
- a CDS encoding ABC transporter ATP-binding protein — MLWALLRQYTRPYRRQLTVVATLQLISTLASLYLPTLNARIIDHGVARGDTAVIGRLGGIMLAVSALQVLCAIGAVYFGSRAGMGFGRDLRWAVFHRVLGWSNAEAVRFGAPTLMTRTTNDVQQIQVLVQMTCTMLITAPIMSIGGIAMAVHQNAGLSWLLLVSVPVMAICNYLIISRLLPLFRSMQRLIDNINRVLREQLTGIRVVRAFSREDDERERFAEANHALTDTTLTVGRWQALMLPATTLVVNLSSVAVIWFGGIRIDHGQMEVGSLIAFLSYFMQILMAVLMVTIVLVILPRASVCAERITNVLATEPTIVAPAAPVVPDVRRGEIQVAAATFGYPGADDPVLHGVSLTARPGTVTAVVGSTGSGKSTLMALLCRMYDVTSGAVLVDGVDVRDYDPEQLWSMIGVVPQRGHMFSGTVADNLRFGKADATDAEMWAALGVASAEFVADHPEGLGMPVAQGGTNFSGGQRQRLAIARAVIRRPAVYLFDDAFSALDVHTDARVRAALSATAADATVVIVAQRLSTVAAADQIAVLDNGQVVGLGTHSELIESCPVYREFAESQAVVSGGVA, encoded by the coding sequence ATGCTCTGGGCACTGCTGCGGCAGTACACGAGACCGTATCGGCGGCAGCTGACGGTGGTGGCGACGCTGCAGCTGATCAGCACGCTGGCCTCGCTGTACCTGCCCACACTCAACGCCCGGATCATCGACCACGGCGTCGCCCGCGGCGACACCGCCGTCATCGGGCGACTCGGCGGCATCATGCTGGCAGTCAGCGCACTGCAGGTGCTGTGTGCGATCGGTGCGGTCTACTTCGGTTCCCGCGCCGGCATGGGGTTCGGCCGCGACCTGCGGTGGGCGGTGTTCCACCGGGTGCTCGGCTGGTCCAATGCCGAGGCCGTGCGCTTCGGGGCGCCCACCCTCATGACGCGCACCACCAACGACGTCCAGCAGATCCAGGTACTCGTGCAGATGACCTGCACCATGCTGATCACCGCGCCCATCATGAGCATCGGCGGCATCGCGATGGCCGTGCACCAGAACGCCGGGCTGTCCTGGCTGTTGCTGGTCAGCGTGCCGGTGATGGCGATCTGCAACTACCTGATCATCTCGCGCCTCTTGCCGCTGTTCCGCAGCATGCAGCGGTTGATCGACAACATCAATCGGGTGCTGCGCGAACAGCTCACCGGTATCCGCGTCGTTCGCGCGTTCTCTCGGGAAGACGACGAACGCGAGCGGTTCGCGGAGGCCAACCACGCGCTGACCGACACCACCCTGACGGTCGGCCGGTGGCAAGCGTTGATGCTGCCGGCGACGACGCTCGTGGTGAACCTCTCCAGTGTCGCGGTGATCTGGTTCGGCGGCATCCGCATCGACCACGGCCAGATGGAGGTCGGCTCGCTGATCGCCTTCCTGTCCTACTTCATGCAGATCCTGATGGCCGTGTTGATGGTGACCATCGTGCTGGTGATCCTGCCGCGGGCATCGGTGTGCGCCGAGCGGATCACCAATGTGCTCGCGACCGAGCCGACGATCGTGGCGCCCGCTGCGCCGGTGGTGCCGGACGTTCGGCGCGGGGAAATACAGGTGGCGGCAGCCACCTTCGGGTATCCCGGGGCCGACGATCCTGTGCTGCACGGGGTTTCGCTGACCGCCCGACCCGGGACGGTGACGGCTGTCGTCGGATCGACAGGGTCAGGGAAGTCGACACTGATGGCGCTGCTGTGCCGCATGTATGACGTGACCTCCGGTGCGGTTCTGGTCGACGGCGTCGACGTGCGCGACTACGACCCCGAACAGCTGTGGTCGATGATCGGCGTGGTGCCCCAGCGCGGGCACATGTTCTCCGGCACCGTCGCCGACAACCTGCGGTTCGGCAAGGCCGATGCCACCGACGCCGAGATGTGGGCCGCGCTCGGTGTCGCGTCGGCTGAATTCGTGGCGGACCATCCCGAAGGACTCGGCATGCCCGTCGCCCAGGGCGGCACGAATTTCTCCGGTGGCCAGCGCCAGCGTCTGGCCATTGCCCGTGCAGTGATCCGCCGGCCGGCGGTGTATCTGTTCGACGACGCGTTCTCGGCGCTAGACGTCCACACCGATGCCCGGGTGCGGGCCGCGTTGTCCGCGACGGCTGCCGATGCCACGGTGGTCATTGTTGCCCAACGTCTTTCGACGGTCGCCGCTGCCGACCAGATCGCCGTATTGGACAACGGCCAGGTGGTGGGCCTCGGGACGCATTCCGAGCTGATCG
- a CDS encoding DUF3558 domain-containing protein — MIPAMSACSDQGNSGGTPAGGPSSPSASGPAKHGPMFPVCGGVSDQTVSQLTQVAGLVNTAKNSVGCQWLVNGGILGPHFSFTWYRGSPIGRERKTEERTRADVNDINIQGHSGFVALGEDPMIGKSLCEVGIQFDDDFIEWSISFSQKPFPDPCDVAKELARQSIANAK; from the coding sequence ATGATCCCGGCGATGTCCGCCTGCTCGGACCAGGGCAACAGCGGCGGCACTCCTGCAGGCGGCCCCTCGAGCCCGTCGGCGTCGGGCCCGGCCAAGCACGGCCCGATGTTCCCGGTGTGCGGCGGCGTCAGTGATCAGACCGTCAGCCAGCTGACCCAGGTCGCTGGCCTCGTCAACACCGCGAAGAACTCCGTCGGCTGCCAGTGGCTGGTCAACGGCGGCATCCTCGGTCCGCACTTCTCGTTCACCTGGTACCGGGGCAGCCCAATCGGCCGCGAACGCAAGACCGAGGAGCGGACGCGCGCCGACGTCAACGACATCAACATCCAGGGCCACTCGGGTTTCGTCGCACTCGGTGAGGACCCGATGATCGGCAAGAGCCTGTGTGAGGTCGGCATCCAGTTCGATGACGACTTCATCGAATGGTCCATCAGCTTCTCCCAGAAGCCCTTCCCCGACCCGTGCGACGTCGCGAAGGAACTGGCCCGGCAATCGATTGCGAACGCGAAATGA
- a CDS encoding DUF3558 domain-containing protein has protein sequence MTQRKLAGAVVVMSALALVGCARSVEGTAMKEGAGGGSEHSADSYPNLLKECDVLTNDVLAKTVGADPLDIQSTFVGAVCRWQALNQSAGLIDITRFWYEQGSLDEETKVAQHLNYKYENKAIAGVKSIIMHPNDPNGSCGVASDAAGVVGWWVNPQGPGADTCGMATKLMELTLATNS, from the coding sequence ATGACACAGCGAAAACTGGCTGGAGCCGTCGTCGTGATGTCGGCGCTGGCGCTCGTGGGATGCGCCCGGTCGGTCGAGGGCACCGCGATGAAGGAAGGTGCCGGCGGCGGCAGTGAGCATTCGGCCGACTCGTACCCCAACCTGCTCAAAGAGTGTGACGTCCTGACCAACGACGTGCTGGCCAAGACGGTCGGTGCGGACCCGCTGGACATCCAGAGCACCTTCGTGGGCGCGGTGTGCCGCTGGCAGGCACTGAACCAGTCCGCGGGCCTCATCGACATCACCCGGTTCTGGTACGAGCAGGGCAGCCTCGACGAGGAGACGAAGGTCGCCCAGCACCTCAACTACAAGTACGAGAACAAGGCGATCGCCGGCGTGAAGTCGATCATCATGCACCCGAACGACCCCAACGGTTCGTGCGGTGTGGCCAGCGACGCCGCGGGTGTCGTGGGCTGGTGGGTGAACCCGCAGGGGCCGGGTGCGGACACCTGCGGGATGGCCACCAAGCTGATGGAGCTGACGCTCGCCACCAACTCCTAA
- a CDS encoding SixA phosphatase family protein, whose translation MTATRTLILLRHAKSDYPDGVADHDRPLAKRGIREAALAGDWIREQLPPVDAVLCSTATRTQQTLARTGIDAPVTYAERLYDATAGIAIDVINGAPEAADTLLVIGHEPVMSSLALSLASLDTSDRDAAGQIALKYPTSAIAVLHTDRHWSQLELHSARLVEFHIPR comes from the coding sequence GTGACGGCAACCCGAACATTGATCCTGCTGCGGCACGCGAAATCCGACTATCCCGACGGGGTCGCCGACCATGACCGGCCGCTGGCCAAGCGCGGCATTCGCGAAGCGGCACTGGCCGGGGACTGGATTCGGGAGCAGCTACCGCCCGTTGACGCCGTCCTGTGCTCGACCGCCACCCGGACCCAGCAGACGCTCGCCCGCACCGGGATCGACGCACCCGTGACGTACGCCGAACGCCTCTACGACGCGACGGCAGGCATCGCCATCGACGTCATCAACGGCGCGCCGGAGGCCGCGGATACGCTGCTGGTGATCGGCCACGAGCCGGTCATGTCGTCGCTCGCGCTGAGTTTGGCGTCGCTCGACACCAGCGACCGCGACGCCGCCGGCCAGATCGCGCTGAAGTACCCGACGTCGGCGATCGCGGTACTGCACACCGACCGGCACTGGTCACAACTGGAACTGCACAGCGCCAGGTTGGTGGAGTTCCACATCCCCCGTTAG
- a CDS encoding metallophosphoesterase family protein, whose product MRFVHTADWQLGMTRHFLGGEAQPRYSAARRDAVARLGALCAEVGAEFVVVAGDVFEHNQLDPREVSLSLEAMRAIKVPVFLLPGNHDPLDPSSVYTSTLFLAECPPNVTVLDGVHELRPGVQLVGAPWRSKAPTTDLTGDAIGDLPADGVTRIVVGHGGVDVLDPDPTKPSLIRLDAVEAAVRRGAVHYVALGDKHSRTEVGSTGRVWYSGAPEVTNYDDIEADSGHVLVVDLDVAAEAKTVTVEARRVGQWRFVTLRRIVDTDRDIADVDLNLDGLPDKERTVVRLALTGSLTISDKAVLDACLDRYARLFAALTTWERHTDLVVVPADGEFSDLGIGGFAAAAVDELVGTASASGDDAEDARAALALLLRLVDRGTAA is encoded by the coding sequence ATGCGTTTCGTCCACACCGCCGACTGGCAGCTCGGTATGACCCGGCATTTCCTGGGCGGTGAGGCGCAGCCGCGCTACTCGGCCGCACGTCGTGACGCGGTGGCTCGCCTCGGTGCCCTGTGCGCTGAGGTCGGTGCCGAGTTCGTCGTCGTGGCGGGCGACGTCTTCGAGCACAACCAGCTCGACCCGCGTGAGGTCAGCCTGTCACTCGAGGCCATGCGGGCCATCAAGGTCCCGGTCTTCCTGTTGCCCGGCAATCACGATCCGCTGGATCCGTCGTCGGTGTACACGAGCACCTTGTTCCTCGCCGAATGCCCGCCGAACGTCACGGTGCTCGACGGTGTGCACGAGCTGCGGCCCGGGGTGCAGCTCGTCGGTGCACCGTGGCGCTCCAAGGCGCCCACCACGGACCTGACGGGCGATGCGATCGGCGACCTGCCGGCCGACGGCGTCACCCGAATTGTGGTGGGCCACGGCGGGGTTGACGTCCTCGATCCTGATCCCACCAAACCGTCGCTGATCCGGCTGGACGCCGTCGAGGCCGCCGTGCGCCGGGGCGCTGTGCACTACGTGGCGTTGGGGGACAAGCACTCTCGTACCGAGGTCGGCAGCACCGGACGGGTGTGGTATTCCGGCGCGCCGGAAGTCACGAATTACGATGACATCGAAGCGGATTCGGGTCACGTGCTGGTGGTGGACTTGGATGTCGCAGCCGAGGCCAAAACTGTGACGGTCGAGGCCCGGCGGGTGGGGCAGTGGCGGTTCGTCACGCTGCGGCGCATCGTCGACACGGACCGCGATATCGCCGACGTGGACCTGAATCTCGACGGCCTGCCGGACAAGGAGCGCACCGTGGTCCGGCTGGCGCTGACGGGGTCGCTGACCATTTCCGACAAGGCTGTGCTCGACGCCTGCCTGGATCGTTACGCGCGCTTGTTCGCGGCACTCACCACATGGGAGCGGCACACCGACCTCGTGGTTGTCCCGGCGGACGGCGAATTCTCGGACTTGGGCATCGGCGGGTTCGCCGCGGCAGCGGTCGACGAACTCGTCGGCACCGCAAGCGCATCGGGTGACGACGCCGAGGACGCCCGGGCGGCTCTCGCGCTGCTGCTGCGTCTGGTCGATCGGGGGACCGCGGCATGA
- a CDS encoding AAA family ATPase produces MKLHRLVLTNYRGITHREIDFPDRGVVVVAGANEIGKSSMIEALDLLLESKDRSTKKEVKQVKPTHVDVGAEVTAEISTGPYRFEYYKRFHKKAETRLTILAPRREQLTGDEAHDRVRAMLDETVDTELWRAQRILQSAAMMPVDLAGCDALARALDVAAGQAGALEGALSGNEPLLVDRIDVEYLKYFTQTGRPTGVWAEAIKGLKAAQTEVAARAAAVAEVDDAVRRHGELTAELATAAEQLTAADVRLAAAREAAGAVARIRDELAQARVQAQAAVATSTAARSALDERQRLQADVEQRTGSIGDLAAAAEYAGQQHVAAAQLQHTADNAVAVARSVVEAGRVRLDAARRVVDQLSQRAEADRLAGQLKRVRTAVEELAVVAEQLAKITLTAAGMRAIETAAAAVDRAAAAAELASARIELVAHGDVQLRVGDQDITLSAGAEWTSSVGGRTDVELPGLLTVRVLPGTPAADTSAVLDAARRALADALQPHGVADVEAVRALDARRRELEAERDRLTVTRQTLLGADTVEVLAARLAGLREQFGDADPIDVGAARAELEAADAEQRRAATDYEQCRDAATTAAAAAAAALTAATVAREKVTAATTALTEAGERLARQRELEDDAALSQRAATLTEQAAVAAAREQELAAALAATTPEVVDAELATATADSARIVARRLELDDQLRDVAAQLKVYGTQGRQSQLDVAEVALRHAESEYAAVGRRARAAELLRTVMGRHRDQARQRYVAPFRTEVERLGRIVFGDSFAVEVDSDLRICSRTVAGTTVPYDSLSGGAKEQLGIVARLAGAALVAKEDTVPVIIDDALGFTDAGRLARMGEVFDAVGGDGQVIVLTCSPERYASVEDATRIELTA; encoded by the coding sequence ATGAAGCTGCACCGTCTGGTCCTCACCAATTACCGCGGAATCACCCACCGTGAGATCGATTTTCCCGATCGCGGCGTGGTTGTGGTCGCCGGCGCCAACGAGATCGGTAAGTCCTCCATGATCGAGGCACTCGATCTGCTGTTGGAGTCCAAGGACCGCTCGACCAAGAAAGAGGTCAAGCAGGTCAAGCCGACGCATGTCGATGTCGGCGCCGAGGTGACGGCCGAAATCTCCACCGGCCCCTACCGGTTCGAGTATTACAAGCGGTTCCACAAGAAGGCCGAGACGCGGCTGACCATCCTGGCGCCGCGCCGCGAGCAGCTCACCGGCGACGAGGCGCACGACCGGGTGCGGGCCATGCTCGACGAGACCGTTGACACCGAACTGTGGCGGGCTCAGCGCATCCTGCAGTCCGCGGCGATGATGCCGGTCGATCTGGCCGGCTGCGACGCGCTGGCGCGGGCACTCGATGTGGCGGCCGGTCAGGCCGGGGCGCTCGAGGGTGCCCTGTCGGGCAACGAGCCGCTGCTGGTCGACCGGATCGACGTCGAATACTTGAAGTATTTCACCCAAACCGGCCGTCCCACCGGTGTGTGGGCCGAGGCCATCAAGGGCCTCAAGGCTGCACAGACCGAGGTTGCCGCGCGCGCCGCAGCCGTGGCCGAGGTCGACGACGCGGTGCGGCGGCACGGCGAGCTGACCGCTGAATTGGCCACGGCCGCAGAGCAATTGACGGCCGCTGACGTGCGGCTGGCCGCGGCCCGCGAGGCGGCCGGCGCGGTGGCTCGAATCCGCGACGAGCTCGCTCAGGCGCGGGTGCAGGCGCAAGCCGCGGTGGCCACGTCGACCGCGGCCCGAAGTGCGCTGGACGAGCGGCAGCGGCTCCAGGCCGACGTCGAGCAGCGGACCGGCAGCATCGGTGACCTGGCCGCCGCGGCCGAGTACGCCGGGCAGCAGCACGTCGCCGCGGCGCAGCTCCAGCACACCGCGGATAACGCGGTGGCAGTGGCGCGGTCCGTGGTGGAGGCCGGTCGGGTGCGCCTGGACGCGGCCCGGCGAGTGGTGGACCAGCTGTCCCAGCGTGCCGAAGCCGATCGGCTGGCCGGCCAACTGAAACGGGTGCGGACCGCCGTCGAGGAACTCGCGGTGGTCGCCGAGCAGCTGGCGAAGATCACGCTGACCGCGGCGGGCATGCGCGCCATCGAAACGGCCGCCGCGGCGGTGGACCGCGCTGCCGCAGCCGCTGAACTCGCCTCGGCGCGAATCGAATTGGTTGCTCACGGTGACGTTCAACTGCGGGTCGGAGACCAGGACATCACCTTGTCCGCCGGGGCGGAATGGACCAGCAGCGTGGGCGGCCGGACCGATGTGGAGCTCCCGGGTCTGCTGACCGTACGGGTCCTGCCCGGCACTCCGGCCGCGGATACCAGCGCTGTCCTCGACGCTGCGCGCCGTGCCCTGGCGGATGCACTGCAGCCGCACGGTGTGGCCGATGTCGAGGCCGTGCGTGCGTTGGACGCCCGCCGCCGTGAACTGGAGGCCGAACGTGATCGGCTGACCGTCACCCGGCAGACGCTGCTGGGCGCCGACACGGTCGAGGTGCTCGCGGCTCGGCTGGCGGGGCTGCGGGAGCAGTTCGGCGACGCCGATCCCATCGATGTCGGGGCTGCCCGGGCGGAGCTGGAGGCTGCGGACGCCGAACAGCGGCGTGCGGCAACCGATTACGAGCAGTGCCGGGATGCAGCAACCACTGCGGCGGCGGCCGCGGCTGCCGCGCTGACTGCGGCGACGGTCGCTCGCGAGAAGGTGACCGCGGCGACGACCGCGCTGACCGAGGCCGGCGAGCGACTGGCTCGGCAGCGCGAACTCGAAGACGACGCCGCGTTGAGCCAGCGTGCCGCGACGTTGACGGAGCAGGCTGCCGTCGCCGCGGCGCGCGAACAGGAACTGGCCGCCGCGCTGGCGGCCACCACACCCGAGGTCGTCGACGCCGAACTGGCAACGGCCACCGCGGATTCGGCCCGAATCGTTGCCCGGCGCCTCGAGCTCGACGACCAATTGCGGGATGTCGCAGCACAATTGAAGGTGTACGGCACCCAGGGGCGGCAGAGCCAACTGGATGTCGCCGAGGTGGCGTTGCGGCACGCGGAGTCCGAGTATGCCGCGGTGGGCCGTCGCGCTCGGGCGGCTGAGCTGCTGCGCACCGTCATGGGCCGGCACCGTGACCAGGCCAGGCAACGGTACGTGGCGCCGTTCCGCACCGAGGTGGAACGGCTGGGGCGCATCGTGTTCGGCGACAGCTTCGCCGTCGAGGTCGACAGTGATCTGCGGATTTGCAGTCGCACCGTCGCCGGCACCACGGTGCCGTATGACAGCCTGTCGGGCGGGGCCAAGGAACAGCTCGGAATCGTGGCTCGGCTCGCCGGGGCGGCGTTGGTGGCCAAAGAGGACACCGTCCCGGTGATCATCGACGATGCATTGGGTTTCACCGACGCCGGCCGGTTGGCCCGGATGGGGGAGGTGTTCGACGCGGTCGGCGGTGACGGCCAGGTGATCGTGTTGACCTGCAGCCCAGAGCGTTACGCCAGTGTCGAGGACGCCACGAGAATCGAGCTCACCGCCTAG
- a CDS encoding GMC family oxidoreductase, with product MIADFVVVGTGSAGAVLADRLSADGASQVVVLEAGAADKNQFIRIPAAFAKLFRGEFDWDYSTEPQPELADRKIFWPRGKTLGGSSSMNAMMWVRGMPADYDEWGELAGEEWSYAAVEKYFDRIEAGPLVLSPQRSPRGITAAWLEAAGQCGHEGFVETTVCQRRGARWSTADAYLRPALRRSNLHLRTGATATRVLIEDGRAVGVEYEADGRRQIVRARREVILSGGAINSPQLLMLSGIGPREHLAEHGIDVVHDAPGVGSNLLDHLVVLVGFDANCETLISAEKPVQLLNYLGRRRGMLTSNVGEAYGFVRSNPDLAQPDVELIFAPAPFFDEGIGEAYPRDAVAMGPILVKPKSTGTIRLGSADPLAKPIIDPRYLSDPEGADRAALLAGLRMLADIAQAPALKGLLGDIARPVGARELDDRTLELALATTSHTLYHPTTTCRMGTDEASVVDPQLRVRGVDGLRVADASVMPTIIRGHTHAPSVLIGEKAADLITS from the coding sequence GTGATCGCTGATTTCGTCGTCGTAGGGACCGGCTCGGCCGGCGCGGTGCTGGCTGATCGTCTGAGCGCCGACGGCGCCTCGCAGGTGGTGGTACTCGAGGCGGGGGCCGCCGACAAGAACCAGTTCATCCGCATCCCCGCCGCCTTCGCGAAGCTGTTCCGCGGTGAATTCGATTGGGACTACTCGACCGAACCACAGCCCGAGCTCGCCGACCGGAAGATCTTCTGGCCGCGCGGCAAGACCCTCGGCGGCTCGTCGTCGATGAACGCCATGATGTGGGTCCGCGGGATGCCCGCCGACTACGACGAGTGGGGTGAGCTCGCCGGTGAAGAGTGGTCGTACGCGGCTGTCGAGAAGTACTTCGACCGGATAGAGGCCGGGCCCCTGGTGCTCAGCCCGCAGCGCAGCCCGCGCGGCATCACCGCGGCGTGGCTGGAGGCTGCGGGCCAGTGTGGCCACGAGGGATTCGTCGAGACCACGGTCTGCCAGCGCCGCGGCGCCCGGTGGAGTACCGCCGACGCGTACCTGCGGCCGGCGCTGCGACGGTCCAACCTGCATCTGCGTACGGGTGCTACCGCCACGCGGGTACTGATCGAGGACGGCCGGGCGGTCGGCGTCGAGTACGAGGCGGACGGCCGTCGCCAGATCGTCCGGGCGCGCCGCGAGGTGATCCTGTCTGGCGGTGCGATCAACAGCCCGCAGCTGCTGATGCTGTCCGGAATCGGTCCGCGCGAGCATTTGGCCGAGCACGGCATCGACGTCGTCCACGATGCGCCCGGCGTCGGCTCGAATCTGCTGGACCACCTCGTGGTGCTGGTCGGATTCGATGCCAACTGTGAGACCCTGATCAGCGCCGAAAAGCCGGTGCAACTGCTCAACTACCTGGGCCGTCGCCGCGGCATGCTGACGTCGAACGTCGGTGAGGCGTACGGGTTCGTGCGCAGCAATCCCGATCTCGCTCAGCCCGACGTCGAGCTGATCTTCGCGCCCGCGCCGTTCTTCGATGAGGGCATCGGCGAGGCATACCCGCGCGATGCGGTGGCGATGGGACCCATTCTCGTGAAGCCCAAGAGCACCGGCACCATCCGCCTGGGGTCGGCTGATCCGCTGGCCAAGCCGATCATCGACCCGCGTTACCTCTCCGACCCCGAGGGTGCCGATCGCGCGGCGCTGCTGGCGGGCTTGCGGATGCTGGCAGACATCGCCCAGGCACCGGCGCTGAAGGGCCTGCTCGGCGACATCGCCCGGCCGGTCGGCGCACGGGAGCTAGACGACAGGACGCTGGAGCTAGCCCTTGCCACTACGTCGCACACGCTTTATCACCCGACCACGACGTGCCGGATGGGCACCGACGAGGCCAGCGTGGTGGACCCGCAGCTGCGGGTACGCGGCGTCGACGGGCTGCGAGTGGCCGACGCCTCGGTGATGCCGACGATCATCCGCGGCCACACGCACGCCCCGAGCGTGCTGATCGGGGAGAAGGCCGCCGACCTCATCACCTCCTGA
- a CDS encoding alpha/beta hydrolase encodes MTMNAKRRRAHDKLAALPGVTSVRRPVRPSGAEEFELFYVRTGPPSDHPLVIIPGGPGAASIGHYRNLRRRATAAGLDVIMVEHRGVGMSRHDDAGADLPAEALTIEAAVDDIAAVVEHAGARSAVVYGTSYGSYLAAGVGVRHPERVHAMVLDSPLLCADDIKAVREATRAALWEGTAPSTEGLASRVRDLAADGKLTPWVVQLAAGLYGLVGPEVLEQQLELLLTGRGLLWHAIGHSTKLLFESKTPYRHEPDLVEHIGYQELNYAPEPDGLPIDPALAYRESATGDADFVAEPFDLVSAMPGFDWPTVVISGGRDLITPPAVARRVAALIPDAVLLELPSAGHSVLDMREGSALAIAAAVVAGEQAGLPDRATELDNEPLDFAVRLMVRGITTAAAAEALVPAALPRAIRQLRTW; translated from the coding sequence ATGACCATGAACGCCAAACGCCGCCGAGCGCACGACAAGCTCGCGGCACTACCCGGGGTGACGTCGGTGCGCCGACCGGTCCGGCCAAGCGGCGCAGAGGAATTCGAGCTGTTCTACGTGCGGACCGGCCCGCCCAGCGACCATCCGCTGGTGATCATCCCTGGCGGGCCGGGCGCGGCGTCGATCGGGCACTACCGCAATCTGCGCCGCCGGGCGACGGCTGCGGGCCTCGACGTCATCATGGTCGAGCACCGTGGCGTCGGGATGTCCCGGCACGACGATGCCGGCGCCGACCTGCCCGCTGAGGCGCTGACCATCGAGGCCGCCGTCGACGACATCGCGGCGGTGGTGGAGCACGCCGGCGCCCGGTCGGCGGTGGTCTACGGCACGTCCTACGGCAGCTACCTGGCGGCGGGTGTCGGCGTCCGTCATCCCGAGAGGGTGCACGCGATGGTGCTCGACTCACCTTTGCTCTGCGCTGATGACATCAAGGCGGTGCGAGAGGCCACCCGCGCCGCGTTATGGGAGGGCACCGCGCCGTCCACCGAGGGCCTGGCGAGCCGGGTCCGGGACCTGGCCGCGGACGGGAAACTGACGCCCTGGGTAGTGCAATTGGCGGCCGGGCTATACGGCCTGGTCGGTCCGGAGGTGCTGGAGCAGCAGCTCGAATTGCTGCTCACCGGAAGGGGATTGCTGTGGCACGCCATCGGGCACAGCACCAAGCTACTGTTCGAGAGCAAGACGCCGTACCGGCATGAACCCGATCTCGTCGAGCACATCGGTTACCAGGAACTCAACTACGCCCCCGAGCCCGACGGCCTGCCGATCGACCCGGCCCTGGCGTATCGCGAATCTGCCACCGGCGATGCGGATTTCGTCGCCGAACCGTTCGATCTGGTGTCGGCCATGCCGGGATTCGACTGGCCGACCGTGGTGATCTCCGGCGGTCGTGACCTGATCACGCCGCCGGCGGTCGCGCGGCGGGTCGCGGCGCTGATTCCCGACGCTGTACTACTGGAACTGCCGTCCGCGGGACACAGTGTGCTCGACATGCGGGAGGGATCGGCGCTGGCCATCGCCGCCGCGGTGGTCGCCGGCGAGCAGGCCGGATTGCCGGACCGGGCAACAGAATTGGACAACGAACCGCTGGATTTCGCGGTCCGCCTGATGGTTCGGGGCATCACGACCGCCGCGGCCGCGGAGGCGTTGGTGCCTGCCGCGCTGCCGCGGGCCATCCGCCAGCTCAGGACTTGGTGA